One genomic region from Argentina anserina chromosome 2, drPotAnse1.1, whole genome shotgun sequence encodes:
- the LOC126782154 gene encoding methylcrotonoyl-CoA carboxylase subunit alpha, mitochondrial isoform X4, with protein MASVATVLRRKLSGKTFRFRIPSPRSFSDSPPQRIEKILIANRGEIACRIMRTAKRLGIQTVAVFSDADRHSLHVKSADEAVRIGPAPARLSYLNASSILDAAVRTGAQAIHPGYGFLSESSDFAQLCEDKGLTFIGPPASAIRDMGDKSASKRIMGAAGVPLVPGYHGKDQDIELMKIEADKIGYPVLIKPTHGGGGKGMRIVQSPDEFVEAFLGAQREAAASFGINTILLEKYITQPRHIEVQIFGDKHGNVLHLYERDCSVQRRHQKIIEEAPAPNVSDNFRSHVGQAAVSAAKAVGYHSAGTVEFIVDTVSGQFYFMEMNTRLQVEHPVTEMIVGQDLVEWQIRVANGEHLPISQSQVPLSGHAFEARIYAENVPKGFLPATGILHHYQHAPLSPTVRVETGVEQGDTVSMHYDPMIAKLVVWGENRAVALLKLKDCLTKFKVAGVPTNISFLSKLANHREFVIGNVETHFIEHFKDDLFVDPSNVEVTNTVLGAARFGAKLAAACLIEKENSVFRENLPGSNNTISIWYSSPPFRVHHYARCIMELEWENEYGNSVSKLLTFSVTYKSEGSYLIETEEDISPPLEVKATCVGDHDFRVEADGVIMDVSLAVYSKDQTKHIHMWHGSHHHHFRQKLGVELSNEDETEHRPSFDRSSHPPGTIVAPMAGLVVKVLIKDATKVEEGQPVLVLEAMKMEHVVKAPSAGYVHGLHVTAGQQVSDGSVLFSIKDAQ; from the exons ATGGCGTCAGTCGCTACCGTCCTCCGCCGGAAACTCTCCGGCAAGACATTCCGATTCCGGATACCATCACCGCGATCATTCTCCGACTCGCCGCCGCAGAGAATCGAGAAGATTCTGATCGCCAACCGCGGCGAAATCGCCTGCAGAATCATGCGCACCGCTAAGCGCCTCGGAATTCAAACCGTCGCCGTTTTCAGCGACGCCGATCGCCACTCGCTTCACGTCAAGTCCGCAGACGAGGCTGTTCGTATCGGTCCGGCTCCGGCTCGGCTCAGCTACCTCAACGCCTCCTCGATTCTCGACGCCGCCGTCCGTACCGGCGCGCAG GCTATACATCCTGGCTATGGATTTCTGTCAGAAAGCTCCGACTTTGCTCAGCTCTGTGAAGATAAGGGTCTTACCTTTATTGGGCCACCGGCATCTGCTATAAGGGACATGGGTGATAAGAG TGCGTCAAAGAGGATAATGGGAGCAGCAGGGGTACCTCTTGTGCCTGGATATCATGGTAAGGACCAAGATATTGAATTGATGAAGATAGAAGCTGACAAGATTGGATATCCAGTCTTAATAAAGCCAACTCATGGAGGTGGGGGAAAG GGTATGAGGATTGTGCAAAGTCCGGATGAGTTTGTTGAAGCCTTCCTTGGAGCACAACGGGAGGCTGCTGCTTCTTTTGGCATAAACACAATTTTGCTGGAGAAATATATTACACAACCAAGGCACATAGAAGTGCAG ATATTTGGGGATAAACACGGGAATGTTCTACATTTATATGAGAGAGATTGCAGTGTACAAAGAAGACaccagaaaataattgaagaaGCTCCAGCT CCAAATGTTTCTGATAACTTCCGGTCCCACGTGGGTCAAGCAGCGGTATCTGCTGCCAAG GCAGTTGGCTATCACAGTGCTGGCACAGTGGAGTTTATAGTGGATACAGTCTCAGGGCAGTTTTATTTCATGGAGATGAATACCCGTCTTCAG GTTGAGCATCCTGTGACCGAGATGATTGTTGGCCAAGATCTTGTGGAATGGCAAATTCGTGTAGCAAATGGAGAACACCTTCCCATAAGTCAGTCACAGGTCCCCTTGTCAG GTCATGCTTTTGAAGCCCGAATATATGCTGAAAATGTACCAAAAGGATTCCTTCCTGCAACTGGAATTCTTCATCACTATCAGCATGCTCCACTTTCACCAACAG TTCGAGTTGAGACTggagttgaacaaggagacACTGTTAGCATGCATTATGACCCTATGATCGCCAAGCTTGTAGTATGGGGAGAAAATCGTGCTGTAGCACTGCTAAAACTGAAGGATTGCTTGACAAAGTTCAAG GTTGCAGGTGTACCAACCAACATcagttttctttcaaaacttgCCAACCATCGGGAATTTGTAATTGGGAATGTGGAAACTCATTTTATTGAACATTTTAAAGATGACCTGTTTGTCGACCCTAGCAATGTGGAAGTAACTAACACAGTGCTTGGTGCTGCTAGATTTGGTGCCAAACTGGCAGCTGCGTGTCTCATTGAAAAGGAAAATTCTGTATTCAGAGAAAATCTTCCTG GAAGCAACAACACAATCTCCATATGGTATTCTTCTCCGCCTTTCAGAGTCCATCATTATGCTAGGTGTATCATGGAACTCGAGTGGGAGAATGAGTATGGTAACAGTGTCTCAAAGTTATTGACCTTTTCAGTCACGTACAAATCAGAGGGGAGCTATCTGATTGAG ACAGAAGAAGACATTTCCCCACCTTTGGAGGTGAAAGCAACTTGTGTAGGTGACCATGATTTCAGAGTTGAAGCTGATGGTGTAATCATGGATGTTAGCTTAGCTGTCTACTCAAAG GATCAGACCAAACACATTCATATGTGGCATGGGtcgcatcatcatcatttcaGACAAAAGTTGGGTGTTGAACTGTCCAATGAAGATGAAACCGAACATAGGCCCAGTTTTGATAGATCATCTCACCCTCCAGGGACTATTGTTGCACCCATGGCTGGTTTGGTGGTCAAGGTTCTTATTAAGGATGCGACAAAAGTGGAGGAAGGACAACCTGTCTTAGTGTTAGAGGCAATGAAGATGGAG CATGTTGTAAAGGCACCATCAGCAGGCTATGTCCACGGGCTTCATGTAACAGCTGGCCAGCAGGTTTCTGATGGCAGTGTTCTCTTCAGTATAAAG GATGCACAGTGA
- the LOC126782154 gene encoding methylcrotonoyl-CoA carboxylase subunit alpha, mitochondrial isoform X5, translating into MASVATVLRRKLSGKTFRFRIPSPRSFSDSPPQRIEKILIANRGEIACRIMRTAKRLGIQTVAVFSDADRHSLHVKSADEAVRIGPAPARLSYLNASSILDAAVRTGAQAIHPGYGFLSESSDFAQLCEDKGLTFIGPPASAIRDMGDKSASKRIMGAAGVPLVPGYHGKDQDIELMKIEADKIGYPVLIKPTHGGGGKGMRIVQSPDEFVEAFLGAQREAAASFGINTILLEKYITQPRHIEVQIFGDKHGNVLHLYERDCSVQRRHQKIIEEAPAPNVSDNFRSHVGQAAVSAAKAVGYHSAGTVEFIVDTVSGQFYFMEMNTRLQVEHPVTEMIVGQDLVEWQIRVANGEHLPISQSQVPLSGHAFEARIYAENVPKGFLPATGILHHYQHAPLSPTVRVETGVEQGDTVSMHYDPMIAKLVVWGENRAVALLKLKDCLTKFKVAGVPTNISFLSKLANHREFVIGNVETHFIEHFKDDLFVDPSNVEVTNTVLGAARFGAKLAAACLIEKENSVFRENLPGSNNTISIWYSSPPFRVHHYARCIMELEWENEYGNSVSKLLTFSVTYKSEGSYLIETEEDISPPLEVKATCVGDHDFRVEADGVIMDVSLAVYSKDQTKHIHMWHGSHHHHFRQKLGVELSNEDETEHRPSFDRSSHPPGTIVAPMAGLVVKVLIKDATKVEEGQPVLVLEAMKMEHVVKAPSAGYVHGLHVTAGQQVSDGSVLFSIKMDSSNGGEAVGGVGISGKSNIIEKNDSFGTPRSTKEKALGSSFGKETFFRADQIDFKSWDIQLEKHLSKGWSREKEAHTPMEEWEIDLGKLDIRYVIAHGTYGSVYRGTYDGQDVAVKILDWGEDNIATAAETAALRASFQQEVAVWHKLDHPNIPKFVGASMGTSNLKIPTKGTSSDGHNHNSPPSRACCVVVEYVPGGTLKNYLIRNRRKKLAFKIVVQLALDLSKGLSYLHAKKIVHRDVKTENVLLDNHRTLKIADFGVARVEAQNPRDMTGETGTLGYMAPEVLDGKPYNRKCDVYSFGICLWEIYCCDMPYPNLSFADVSSAVVRQNLRPEIPKCCPTALASIMRKCWDANPDKRPDMEEVVKLLYAVDTSKGGGMIPEDQTSACFCFGTPRGP; encoded by the exons ATGGCGTCAGTCGCTACCGTCCTCCGCCGGAAACTCTCCGGCAAGACATTCCGATTCCGGATACCATCACCGCGATCATTCTCCGACTCGCCGCCGCAGAGAATCGAGAAGATTCTGATCGCCAACCGCGGCGAAATCGCCTGCAGAATCATGCGCACCGCTAAGCGCCTCGGAATTCAAACCGTCGCCGTTTTCAGCGACGCCGATCGCCACTCGCTTCACGTCAAGTCCGCAGACGAGGCTGTTCGTATCGGTCCGGCTCCGGCTCGGCTCAGCTACCTCAACGCCTCCTCGATTCTCGACGCCGCCGTCCGTACCGGCGCGCAG GCTATACATCCTGGCTATGGATTTCTGTCAGAAAGCTCCGACTTTGCTCAGCTCTGTGAAGATAAGGGTCTTACCTTTATTGGGCCACCGGCATCTGCTATAAGGGACATGGGTGATAAGAG TGCGTCAAAGAGGATAATGGGAGCAGCAGGGGTACCTCTTGTGCCTGGATATCATGGTAAGGACCAAGATATTGAATTGATGAAGATAGAAGCTGACAAGATTGGATATCCAGTCTTAATAAAGCCAACTCATGGAGGTGGGGGAAAG GGTATGAGGATTGTGCAAAGTCCGGATGAGTTTGTTGAAGCCTTCCTTGGAGCACAACGGGAGGCTGCTGCTTCTTTTGGCATAAACACAATTTTGCTGGAGAAATATATTACACAACCAAGGCACATAGAAGTGCAG ATATTTGGGGATAAACACGGGAATGTTCTACATTTATATGAGAGAGATTGCAGTGTACAAAGAAGACaccagaaaataattgaagaaGCTCCAGCT CCAAATGTTTCTGATAACTTCCGGTCCCACGTGGGTCAAGCAGCGGTATCTGCTGCCAAG GCAGTTGGCTATCACAGTGCTGGCACAGTGGAGTTTATAGTGGATACAGTCTCAGGGCAGTTTTATTTCATGGAGATGAATACCCGTCTTCAG GTTGAGCATCCTGTGACCGAGATGATTGTTGGCCAAGATCTTGTGGAATGGCAAATTCGTGTAGCAAATGGAGAACACCTTCCCATAAGTCAGTCACAGGTCCCCTTGTCAG GTCATGCTTTTGAAGCCCGAATATATGCTGAAAATGTACCAAAAGGATTCCTTCCTGCAACTGGAATTCTTCATCACTATCAGCATGCTCCACTTTCACCAACAG TTCGAGTTGAGACTggagttgaacaaggagacACTGTTAGCATGCATTATGACCCTATGATCGCCAAGCTTGTAGTATGGGGAGAAAATCGTGCTGTAGCACTGCTAAAACTGAAGGATTGCTTGACAAAGTTCAAG GTTGCAGGTGTACCAACCAACATcagttttctttcaaaacttgCCAACCATCGGGAATTTGTAATTGGGAATGTGGAAACTCATTTTATTGAACATTTTAAAGATGACCTGTTTGTCGACCCTAGCAATGTGGAAGTAACTAACACAGTGCTTGGTGCTGCTAGATTTGGTGCCAAACTGGCAGCTGCGTGTCTCATTGAAAAGGAAAATTCTGTATTCAGAGAAAATCTTCCTG GAAGCAACAACACAATCTCCATATGGTATTCTTCTCCGCCTTTCAGAGTCCATCATTATGCTAGGTGTATCATGGAACTCGAGTGGGAGAATGAGTATGGTAACAGTGTCTCAAAGTTATTGACCTTTTCAGTCACGTACAAATCAGAGGGGAGCTATCTGATTGAG ACAGAAGAAGACATTTCCCCACCTTTGGAGGTGAAAGCAACTTGTGTAGGTGACCATGATTTCAGAGTTGAAGCTGATGGTGTAATCATGGATGTTAGCTTAGCTGTCTACTCAAAG GATCAGACCAAACACATTCATATGTGGCATGGGtcgcatcatcatcatttcaGACAAAAGTTGGGTGTTGAACTGTCCAATGAAGATGAAACCGAACATAGGCCCAGTTTTGATAGATCATCTCACCCTCCAGGGACTATTGTTGCACCCATGGCTGGTTTGGTGGTCAAGGTTCTTATTAAGGATGCGACAAAAGTGGAGGAAGGACAACCTGTCTTAGTGTTAGAGGCAATGAAGATGGAG CATGTTGTAAAGGCACCATCAGCAGGCTATGTCCACGGGCTTCATGTAACAGCTGGCCAGCAGGTTTCTGATGGCAGTGTTCTCTTCAGTATAAAG ATGGATTCAAGCAATGGTGGTGAGGCAGTTGGGGGAGTTGGGATATCTGGAAAATCAAACATCATTGAAAAAAATGATTCCTTTGGAACACCAAGAAGCACCAAAGAGAAGGCTTTGGGTTCATCTTTTGGGAAAGAAACGTTTTTCAGGGCAGATCAGATTGACTTCAAGAGCTGGGATATCCAGCTGGAGAAGCACTTGAGTAAGGGCTGGTCCAGGGAGAAGGAAGCACATACACCAATGGAGGAGTGGGAGATTGATTTGGGAAAGTTGGATATAAGATATGTTATTGCTCATGGAACATATGGGTCTGTGTACAGGGGTACCTATGATGGCCAAGATGTTGCAG TGAAGATATTGGATTGGGGTGAGGATAATATTGCCACAGCTGCTGAAACCGCTGCTCTACGGGCATCGTTTCAGCAAGAGGTTGCTGTCTGGCATAAGCTTGACCATCCAAATATTCCCAAG TTTGTAGGAGCTTCAATGGGAACTTCGAATCTTAAAATCCCTACCAAAGGCACATCCAGTGATGGTCATAATCATAATTCTCCTCCTTCTAGAGCTTgttgtgttgttgttgagTATGTTCCTGGCGGGACACTAAAGAACTATTTGATCAGGAATAGAAGGAAGAAACTTGCCTTTAAGATTGTGGTTCAACTTGCTTTGGATTTGTCTAAGGG TTTAagttatctccatgcaaagAAAATTGTACACCGTGACGTCAAAACAGAAAATGTGCTGCTGGATAATCATAGAACTCTGAAAATTGCTGATTTTGGCGTTGCTCGAGTAGAAGCTCAGAATCCAAGGGACATGACCGGGGAGACTGGTACCCTTGGATACATGGCCCCAGAG GTCCTTGATGGTAAGCCTTACAACAGAAAATGTGACGTCTATAGTTTTGGTATTTGCTTATGGGAAATCTATTGTTGCGACATGCCTTATCCCAATCTAAGTTTTGCTGATGTCTCCTCTGCTGTCGTGCGACAG AATTTAAGACCTGAAATCCCAAAATGTTGTCCAACGGCGCTGGCAAGCATTATGCGTAAATGTTGGGATGCAAACCCAGATAAACGCCCCGACATGGAAGAAGTTGTGAAGCTATTATATGCAGTTGACACTAGCAAGGGTGGTGGCATGATCCCGGAAGACCAAACTTCTGCCTGTTTCTGTTTTGGCACACCTCGAGGTCCTTGA
- the LOC126782154 gene encoding methylcrotonoyl-CoA carboxylase subunit alpha, mitochondrial isoform X1 has translation MASVATVLRRKLSGKTFRFRIPSPRSFSDSPPQRIEKILIANRGEIACRIMRTAKRLGIQTVAVFSDADRHSLHVKSADEAVRIGPAPARLSYLNASSILDAAVRTGAQAIHPGYGFLSESSDFAQLCEDKGLTFIGPPASAIRDMGDKSASKRIMGAAGVPLVPGYHGKDQDIELMKIEADKIGYPVLIKPTHGGGGKGMRIVQSPDEFVEAFLGAQREAAASFGINTILLEKYITQPRHIEVQIFGDKHGNVLHLYERDCSVQRRHQKIIEEAPAPNVSDNFRSHVGQAAVSAAKAVGYHSAGTVEFIVDTVSGQFYFMEMNTRLQVEHPVTEMIVGQDLVEWQIRVANGEHLPISQSQVPLSGHAFEARIYAENVPKGFLPATGILHHYQHAPLSPTVRVETGVEQGDTVSMHYDPMIAKLVVWGENRAVALLKLKDCLTKFKVAGVPTNISFLSKLANHREFVIGNVETHFIEHFKDDLFVDPSNVEVTNTVLGAARFGAKLAAACLIEKENSVFRENLPGSNNTISIWYSSPPFRVHHYARCIMELEWENEYGNSVSKLLTFSVTYKSEGSYLIETEEDISPPLEVKATCVGDHDFRVEADGVIMDVSLAVYSKDQTKHIHMWHGSHHHHFRQKLGVELSNEDETEHRPSFDRSSHPPGTIVAPMAGLVVKVLIKDATKVEEGQPVLVLEAMKMEHVVKAPSAGYVHGLHVTAGQQVSDGSVLFSIKFVIVNWEERLKLLAKIEPGA, from the exons ATGGCGTCAGTCGCTACCGTCCTCCGCCGGAAACTCTCCGGCAAGACATTCCGATTCCGGATACCATCACCGCGATCATTCTCCGACTCGCCGCCGCAGAGAATCGAGAAGATTCTGATCGCCAACCGCGGCGAAATCGCCTGCAGAATCATGCGCACCGCTAAGCGCCTCGGAATTCAAACCGTCGCCGTTTTCAGCGACGCCGATCGCCACTCGCTTCACGTCAAGTCCGCAGACGAGGCTGTTCGTATCGGTCCGGCTCCGGCTCGGCTCAGCTACCTCAACGCCTCCTCGATTCTCGACGCCGCCGTCCGTACCGGCGCGCAG GCTATACATCCTGGCTATGGATTTCTGTCAGAAAGCTCCGACTTTGCTCAGCTCTGTGAAGATAAGGGTCTTACCTTTATTGGGCCACCGGCATCTGCTATAAGGGACATGGGTGATAAGAG TGCGTCAAAGAGGATAATGGGAGCAGCAGGGGTACCTCTTGTGCCTGGATATCATGGTAAGGACCAAGATATTGAATTGATGAAGATAGAAGCTGACAAGATTGGATATCCAGTCTTAATAAAGCCAACTCATGGAGGTGGGGGAAAG GGTATGAGGATTGTGCAAAGTCCGGATGAGTTTGTTGAAGCCTTCCTTGGAGCACAACGGGAGGCTGCTGCTTCTTTTGGCATAAACACAATTTTGCTGGAGAAATATATTACACAACCAAGGCACATAGAAGTGCAG ATATTTGGGGATAAACACGGGAATGTTCTACATTTATATGAGAGAGATTGCAGTGTACAAAGAAGACaccagaaaataattgaagaaGCTCCAGCT CCAAATGTTTCTGATAACTTCCGGTCCCACGTGGGTCAAGCAGCGGTATCTGCTGCCAAG GCAGTTGGCTATCACAGTGCTGGCACAGTGGAGTTTATAGTGGATACAGTCTCAGGGCAGTTTTATTTCATGGAGATGAATACCCGTCTTCAG GTTGAGCATCCTGTGACCGAGATGATTGTTGGCCAAGATCTTGTGGAATGGCAAATTCGTGTAGCAAATGGAGAACACCTTCCCATAAGTCAGTCACAGGTCCCCTTGTCAG GTCATGCTTTTGAAGCCCGAATATATGCTGAAAATGTACCAAAAGGATTCCTTCCTGCAACTGGAATTCTTCATCACTATCAGCATGCTCCACTTTCACCAACAG TTCGAGTTGAGACTggagttgaacaaggagacACTGTTAGCATGCATTATGACCCTATGATCGCCAAGCTTGTAGTATGGGGAGAAAATCGTGCTGTAGCACTGCTAAAACTGAAGGATTGCTTGACAAAGTTCAAG GTTGCAGGTGTACCAACCAACATcagttttctttcaaaacttgCCAACCATCGGGAATTTGTAATTGGGAATGTGGAAACTCATTTTATTGAACATTTTAAAGATGACCTGTTTGTCGACCCTAGCAATGTGGAAGTAACTAACACAGTGCTTGGTGCTGCTAGATTTGGTGCCAAACTGGCAGCTGCGTGTCTCATTGAAAAGGAAAATTCTGTATTCAGAGAAAATCTTCCTG GAAGCAACAACACAATCTCCATATGGTATTCTTCTCCGCCTTTCAGAGTCCATCATTATGCTAGGTGTATCATGGAACTCGAGTGGGAGAATGAGTATGGTAACAGTGTCTCAAAGTTATTGACCTTTTCAGTCACGTACAAATCAGAGGGGAGCTATCTGATTGAG ACAGAAGAAGACATTTCCCCACCTTTGGAGGTGAAAGCAACTTGTGTAGGTGACCATGATTTCAGAGTTGAAGCTGATGGTGTAATCATGGATGTTAGCTTAGCTGTCTACTCAAAG GATCAGACCAAACACATTCATATGTGGCATGGGtcgcatcatcatcatttcaGACAAAAGTTGGGTGTTGAACTGTCCAATGAAGATGAAACCGAACATAGGCCCAGTTTTGATAGATCATCTCACCCTCCAGGGACTATTGTTGCACCCATGGCTGGTTTGGTGGTCAAGGTTCTTATTAAGGATGCGACAAAAGTGGAGGAAGGACAACCTGTCTTAGTGTTAGAGGCAATGAAGATGGAG CATGTTGTAAAGGCACCATCAGCAGGCTATGTCCACGGGCTTCATGTAACAGCTGGCCAGCAGGTTTCTGATGGCAGTGTTCTCTTCAGTATAAAG TTTGTGATTGTCAACTGGGAAGAAAGGCTGAAGCTTTTAGCTAAGATTGAGCCTGGTGCATGA
- the LOC126782154 gene encoding methylcrotonoyl-CoA carboxylase subunit alpha, mitochondrial isoform X2 — protein sequence MASVATVLRRKLSGKTFRFRIPSPRSFSDSPPQRIEKILIANRGEIACRIMRTAKRLGIQTVAVFSDADRHSLHVKSADEAVRIGPAPARLSYLNASSILDAAVRTGAQAIHPGYGFLSESSDFAQLCEDKGLTFIGPPASAIRDMGDKSASKRIMGAAGVPLVPGYHGKDQDIELMKIEADKIGYPVLIKPTHGGGGKGMRIVQSPDEFVEAFLGAQREAAASFGINTILLEKYITQPRHIEVQIFGDKHGNVLHLYERDCSVQRRHQKIIEEAPAPNVSDNFRSHVGQAAVSAAKAVGYHSAGTVEFIVDTVSGQFYFMEMNTRLQVEHPVTEMIVGQDLVEWQIRVANGEHLPISQSQVPLSGHAFEARIYAENVPKGFLPATGILHHYQHAPLSPTVRVETGVEQGDTVSMHYDPMIAKLVVWGENRAVALLKLKDCLTKFKVAGVPTNISFLSKLANHREFVIGNVETHFIEHFKDDLFVDPSNVEVTNTVLGAARFGAKLAAACLIEKENSVFRENLPGSNNTISIWYSSPPFRVHHYARCIMELEWENEYGNSVSKLLTFSVTYKSEGSYLIETEEDISPPLEVKATCVGDHDFRVEADGVIMDVSLAVYSKDQTKHIHMWHGSHHHHFRQKLGVELSNEDETEHRPSFDRSSHPPGTIVAPMAGLVVKVLIKDATKVEEGQPVLVLEAMKMEHVVKAPSAGYVHGLHVTAGQQVSDGSVLFSIKQKDAQ from the exons ATGGCGTCAGTCGCTACCGTCCTCCGCCGGAAACTCTCCGGCAAGACATTCCGATTCCGGATACCATCACCGCGATCATTCTCCGACTCGCCGCCGCAGAGAATCGAGAAGATTCTGATCGCCAACCGCGGCGAAATCGCCTGCAGAATCATGCGCACCGCTAAGCGCCTCGGAATTCAAACCGTCGCCGTTTTCAGCGACGCCGATCGCCACTCGCTTCACGTCAAGTCCGCAGACGAGGCTGTTCGTATCGGTCCGGCTCCGGCTCGGCTCAGCTACCTCAACGCCTCCTCGATTCTCGACGCCGCCGTCCGTACCGGCGCGCAG GCTATACATCCTGGCTATGGATTTCTGTCAGAAAGCTCCGACTTTGCTCAGCTCTGTGAAGATAAGGGTCTTACCTTTATTGGGCCACCGGCATCTGCTATAAGGGACATGGGTGATAAGAG TGCGTCAAAGAGGATAATGGGAGCAGCAGGGGTACCTCTTGTGCCTGGATATCATGGTAAGGACCAAGATATTGAATTGATGAAGATAGAAGCTGACAAGATTGGATATCCAGTCTTAATAAAGCCAACTCATGGAGGTGGGGGAAAG GGTATGAGGATTGTGCAAAGTCCGGATGAGTTTGTTGAAGCCTTCCTTGGAGCACAACGGGAGGCTGCTGCTTCTTTTGGCATAAACACAATTTTGCTGGAGAAATATATTACACAACCAAGGCACATAGAAGTGCAG ATATTTGGGGATAAACACGGGAATGTTCTACATTTATATGAGAGAGATTGCAGTGTACAAAGAAGACaccagaaaataattgaagaaGCTCCAGCT CCAAATGTTTCTGATAACTTCCGGTCCCACGTGGGTCAAGCAGCGGTATCTGCTGCCAAG GCAGTTGGCTATCACAGTGCTGGCACAGTGGAGTTTATAGTGGATACAGTCTCAGGGCAGTTTTATTTCATGGAGATGAATACCCGTCTTCAG GTTGAGCATCCTGTGACCGAGATGATTGTTGGCCAAGATCTTGTGGAATGGCAAATTCGTGTAGCAAATGGAGAACACCTTCCCATAAGTCAGTCACAGGTCCCCTTGTCAG GTCATGCTTTTGAAGCCCGAATATATGCTGAAAATGTACCAAAAGGATTCCTTCCTGCAACTGGAATTCTTCATCACTATCAGCATGCTCCACTTTCACCAACAG TTCGAGTTGAGACTggagttgaacaaggagacACTGTTAGCATGCATTATGACCCTATGATCGCCAAGCTTGTAGTATGGGGAGAAAATCGTGCTGTAGCACTGCTAAAACTGAAGGATTGCTTGACAAAGTTCAAG GTTGCAGGTGTACCAACCAACATcagttttctttcaaaacttgCCAACCATCGGGAATTTGTAATTGGGAATGTGGAAACTCATTTTATTGAACATTTTAAAGATGACCTGTTTGTCGACCCTAGCAATGTGGAAGTAACTAACACAGTGCTTGGTGCTGCTAGATTTGGTGCCAAACTGGCAGCTGCGTGTCTCATTGAAAAGGAAAATTCTGTATTCAGAGAAAATCTTCCTG GAAGCAACAACACAATCTCCATATGGTATTCTTCTCCGCCTTTCAGAGTCCATCATTATGCTAGGTGTATCATGGAACTCGAGTGGGAGAATGAGTATGGTAACAGTGTCTCAAAGTTATTGACCTTTTCAGTCACGTACAAATCAGAGGGGAGCTATCTGATTGAG ACAGAAGAAGACATTTCCCCACCTTTGGAGGTGAAAGCAACTTGTGTAGGTGACCATGATTTCAGAGTTGAAGCTGATGGTGTAATCATGGATGTTAGCTTAGCTGTCTACTCAAAG GATCAGACCAAACACATTCATATGTGGCATGGGtcgcatcatcatcatttcaGACAAAAGTTGGGTGTTGAACTGTCCAATGAAGATGAAACCGAACATAGGCCCAGTTTTGATAGATCATCTCACCCTCCAGGGACTATTGTTGCACCCATGGCTGGTTTGGTGGTCAAGGTTCTTATTAAGGATGCGACAAAAGTGGAGGAAGGACAACCTGTCTTAGTGTTAGAGGCAATGAAGATGGAG CATGTTGTAAAGGCACCATCAGCAGGCTATGTCCACGGGCTTCATGTAACAGCTGGCCAGCAGGTTTCTGATGGCAGTGTTCTCTTCAGTATAAAG CAGAAGGATGCACAGTGA